The following coding sequences lie in one Hoplias malabaricus isolate fHopMal1 chromosome 14, fHopMal1.hap1, whole genome shotgun sequence genomic window:
- the gpd1a gene encoding glycerol-3-phosphate dehydrogenase 1a isoform X1: MASPKKVCIVGSGNWGSAIAKIVGLNAGLNQRFDSTVNMWVFEEVVNGRKLTEIINTQHENVRYLPGHRLPENVVAVADLVEAVCGADILLFVVPHQFISQVCDTIQGKIKADALGMSLIKGVDEGPDGLKLISEVIREKLGISMSVLMGANIANEVAEGKFCETTIGCKNKDHGSLLKELMQTEHFRVSVVEEADVVEICGALKNVVAVGAGFCDGLGYGDNTKAAVIRLGLMEMISFARFFCSGSVSAATFLESCGVADLITTCYGGRNRRIAEAFAKTGRSLEELEKEMLNGQKLQGPATASEVHVILKNKNLLDKFPLFSAVYEICFEGRPVKDFISFLQNHPQHL; the protein is encoded by the exons ATGGCATCACCGAAGAAAGTCTGCATCGTTGGATCTGGAAACTG gGGTTCTGCCATTGCAAAGATAGTTGGGCTGAATGCAGGTCTAAACCAGAGGTTTGACTCCACTGTGAACATGTGGGTGTTTGAGGAGGTGGTTAATGGGCGTAAACTCACTGAAATAATTAATACACAGCATGAGAACGTCAGATACCTGCCTGGACACAGACTGCCGGAAAATGTG GTGGCAGTAGCAGATCTTGTAGAAGCTGTGTGCGGAGCTGATATTCTGCTCTTTGTGGTCCCGCATCAGTTCATCAGCCAAGTGTGTGACACCATTCAGGGAAAGATTAAAGCAGACGCTCTGGGAATGTCACTCATCAAG ggtGTAGATGAAGGTCCTGATGGTCTGAAGTTGATCTCGGAGGTGATTCGGGAGAAGCTGGGCATTAGCATGAGCGTGCTAATGGGCGCCAACATTGCGAATGAGGTGGCAGAGGGAAAATTCTGTGAGACCACCATcg gcTGTAAGAATAAGGACCATGGATCACTGCTGAAGGAGCTGATGCAGACAGAACACTTCAGGGTCTCTGTGGTGGAGGAAGCTGATGTGGTTGAAATTTGCGGCGCCTTGAAG AACGTCGTGGCAGTCGGAGCAGGGTTCTGTGATGGATTGGGTTATGGTGATAACACTAAAGCTGCGGTGATTAGACTGGGGCTGATGGAGATGATCTCCTTTGCTCGGTTCTTTTGCTCTGGCTCTGTTTCCGCAGCAACATTCCTAGAGAGCTGCGGCGTTGCTGACCTCATCACCACGTGCTACGGGGGTCGCAACCGGCGCATCGCAGAGGCCTTCGCTAAGACTGGAAGG tcgttggaggagctggagaaggaGATGCTGAATGGGCAGAAGCTGCAGGGTCCAGCCACTGCTTCAGAGGTTCACGTTATtctcaaaaacaaaaacctaTTGGACAA atttCCTCTGTTTAGTGCTGTGTACGAGATCTGCTTTGAGGGTCGTCCTGTCAAAGACTTCATCAGCTTTTTGCAGAATCATCCACAACATCTGTGA
- the LOC136665806 gene encoding zinc finger protein 135-like — protein sequence MLKSDEFKCENTMCRSSSSQEASSATPHSNTSCTNKKKTNDCSDRSFSAQSSQKQHQHVQTGETLYSCSECGHSFTRPSHLQTHVHIHTGEKPHQCSECGKSFNQQSSLKRHQRTHTGGKPYSCSECGKSFNRRSNLQQHQRIHTGEKPFSCSKCEKSFNRWSNLQQHQRIHTEQKPYQCSECGTTFSQLNSLTQHQRIHTGEKPHRCSECGKCFNQQSSLKRHQRIHKGEKPYSCSECGQRFTRQSHLHEHQRIHTGEKPYSCSVCGRCFKYWTNLKVHLRIHTGEKPYQCSECGKSFNQLTSLKQHQRIHTGEKPYSCSECGMNFRRRRSLLEHQHIHTGQKPYLCSECGKSFNQLGHLLEHQRIHTGEKPYLCSECGMNFTRHRSLLEHQHIHTGEKPYQCSECGKGFSHHCSLKRHKHIHTGEKSYLCSVCEKSFTRQRNLQKHQCSHTEQK from the coding sequence ATGTTGAAATCAGACGAGTTTAAATGTGAGAATACGATGTGCAGAAGTTCCAGTTCCCAAGAAGCGTCTTCGGCGACCCCTCACAGTAACACATCTtgcacaaacaaaaagaaaactaatGACTGCTCAGACAGGAGTTTTTCTGCGCAGAGTTCTCAAAAACAACACCAGCACGTTCAAACAGGCGAGACACTTTactcctgttcagagtgtggacaCAGTTTTACTCGACCGAGTCATCTCCAAACACATGtacacattcacactggagagaaaccacatcagtgctcagagtgtgggaagagctttAATCAACAGAGTTCTCTTAAACGACACCAGCGTACACACACAGGAGGGAAACCATATTCCTGCTccgagtgtgggaagagttttaaccGTCGGAGTAATCTCCAacaacaccagcgcattcacacaggagagaaaccattttCTTGTTCAAAGTGTGAGAAGAGTTTTAATCGATGGAGTAATCTTCAAcagcaccagcgcattcacacagaacagaaaccatatcagtgctcGGAGTGTGGGACGACTTTCAGTCAACTTAATTCTCTCACTCaacatcagcgcattcacacggGAGAGAAACCCCATcggtgctcagagtgtgggaagtgtTTTAATCAACAGAGTTCTCTTAAAAGACATCAGCGTATTCACaaaggagagaaaccgtattcatgttcagagtgtggacaacgttttactagacagagtcatctgcacgaacaccagcgcattcacacaggggaGAAGCCGTATTCCTGTTCAGTGTGTGGGAGATGTTTTAAATATTGGACTAATCTCAAAGTGCATctgcgcattcacacaggagagaaaccgtaccAGTGCTCCgagtgtgggaaaagttttaatcAACTTACTTCTCTCAAacaacaccagcgcattcacacaggagagaaaccttatTCCTGTTCAGAATGTGGGATGAATTTTCGGAGACGGAGGAGTCTCTTAGaacaccagcacattcacacagggcAGAAACCTTATTTATGTTCAGAATGTGGTAAGAGTTTTAATCAACTGGGCCATCTCTTagaacaccagcgcattcacacaggagagaaaccctatctctgttcagagtgtgggatgaattTTACGAGACATAGAAGTCTCCTAGaacaccagcacattcacacgggagagaaaccatatcaatgttcagagtgtgggaaaggTTTTTCTCATCATTGTTCTCTCAAAAGACACAAGcatattcacacaggagagaaatcGTATCTGTGCTCAGTGTGTGAGAAGAGTTTTACCAGACAGAGGAATCTTCAAAAACATCAGTGCAGTCACACAGAACAAAAGTAA
- the gpd1a gene encoding glycerol-3-phosphate dehydrogenase 1a isoform X2, with protein MWVFEEVVNGRKLTEIINTQHENVRYLPGHRLPENVVAVADLVEAVCGADILLFVVPHQFISQVCDTIQGKIKADALGMSLIKGVDEGPDGLKLISEVIREKLGISMSVLMGANIANEVAEGKFCETTIGCKNKDHGSLLKELMQTEHFRVSVVEEADVVEICGALKNVVAVGAGFCDGLGYGDNTKAAVIRLGLMEMISFARFFCSGSVSAATFLESCGVADLITTCYGGRNRRIAEAFAKTGRSLEELEKEMLNGQKLQGPATASEVHVILKNKNLLDKFPLFSAVYEICFEGRPVKDFISFLQNHPQHL; from the exons ATGTGGGTGTTTGAGGAGGTGGTTAATGGGCGTAAACTCACTGAAATAATTAATACACAGCATGAGAACGTCAGATACCTGCCTGGACACAGACTGCCGGAAAATGTG GTGGCAGTAGCAGATCTTGTAGAAGCTGTGTGCGGAGCTGATATTCTGCTCTTTGTGGTCCCGCATCAGTTCATCAGCCAAGTGTGTGACACCATTCAGGGAAAGATTAAAGCAGACGCTCTGGGAATGTCACTCATCAAG ggtGTAGATGAAGGTCCTGATGGTCTGAAGTTGATCTCGGAGGTGATTCGGGAGAAGCTGGGCATTAGCATGAGCGTGCTAATGGGCGCCAACATTGCGAATGAGGTGGCAGAGGGAAAATTCTGTGAGACCACCATcg gcTGTAAGAATAAGGACCATGGATCACTGCTGAAGGAGCTGATGCAGACAGAACACTTCAGGGTCTCTGTGGTGGAGGAAGCTGATGTGGTTGAAATTTGCGGCGCCTTGAAG AACGTCGTGGCAGTCGGAGCAGGGTTCTGTGATGGATTGGGTTATGGTGATAACACTAAAGCTGCGGTGATTAGACTGGGGCTGATGGAGATGATCTCCTTTGCTCGGTTCTTTTGCTCTGGCTCTGTTTCCGCAGCAACATTCCTAGAGAGCTGCGGCGTTGCTGACCTCATCACCACGTGCTACGGGGGTCGCAACCGGCGCATCGCAGAGGCCTTCGCTAAGACTGGAAGG tcgttggaggagctggagaaggaGATGCTGAATGGGCAGAAGCTGCAGGGTCCAGCCACTGCTTCAGAGGTTCACGTTATtctcaaaaacaaaaacctaTTGGACAA atttCCTCTGTTTAGTGCTGTGTACGAGATCTGCTTTGAGGGTCGTCCTGTCAAAGACTTCATCAGCTTTTTGCAGAATCATCCACAACATCTGTGA